In Halobaculum rubrum, the following are encoded in one genomic region:
- a CDS encoding arginase family protein, with amino-acid sequence MRFPGAVVDRDEAAYVLTGSPLDATTTFQPGTRFGPDRVRKFASTYDDYDRRTDSFFSDLRVHDAGDVPAWDALDEYLDHLSAELRAAVIDDAVPLLVGGEHTVTWAGVRASDPDVLVTVDAHLDLRDAYDGNPLNHACVVRRCIDGYSGDGADGADEADGADAAADTGVDDLPTVDEVVVLGARTGSPEEWERAEASDVTVVAPEDVADWTREFDGFGGRDAYLSVDIDGADPGFAPGTGTMEPFGLSPREMRDAVRAVAPHSVGVDAVEVNDRDDGQAAALAGKLLREAVYSHADAN; translated from the coding sequence ATGCGGTTCCCCGGCGCGGTCGTCGATCGCGACGAGGCGGCGTACGTCCTCACGGGCTCCCCCCTCGACGCGACGACGACGTTCCAGCCGGGGACTCGCTTCGGGCCCGATCGGGTCCGAAAGTTCGCTTCGACCTACGACGACTACGACCGACGGACGGACTCGTTCTTCTCCGATCTCCGCGTCCACGACGCGGGCGACGTGCCCGCGTGGGACGCGCTCGACGAATACCTCGATCACCTGAGCGCCGAGCTGCGCGCGGCGGTCATCGACGACGCCGTTCCCCTCCTCGTGGGGGGCGAGCACACCGTCACGTGGGCGGGCGTTCGCGCGAGCGACCCCGACGTGCTCGTCACCGTCGACGCGCACCTCGACCTCCGCGACGCATACGACGGCAACCCGCTGAATCACGCGTGCGTGGTCCGTCGATGCATCGACGGGTACTCGGGTGACGGCGCGGACGGCGCGGACGAGGCGGATGGCGCGGACGCCGCCGCCGACACCGGCGTCGACGACCTCCCGACGGTCGACGAGGTCGTGGTCCTCGGCGCCCGCACCGGCTCTCCCGAGGAGTGGGAGCGTGCCGAGGCGTCCGACGTGACCGTCGTCGCGCCCGAGGACGTGGCCGACTGGACGCGCGAGTTCGACGGGTTCGGCGGCCGCGACGCGTACCTCTCGGTCGACATCGACGGCGCTGACCCCGGCTTCGCGCCCGGTACCGGGACGATGGAGCCGTTCGGGCTCTCCCCGCGGGAGATGCGCGACGCGGTTCGTGCGGTCGCGCCCCACTCCGTCGGCGTCGACGCGGTGGAGGTGAACGACCGCGACGACGGACAGGCGGCGGCACTGGCCGGGAAACTGCTGCGGGAGGCGGTGTACTCCCACGCCGACGCGAACTGA
- a CDS encoding translation initiation factor IF-5A encodes MPREQKQVRELQEGSYVMMDDSPCKINAYSTAKPGKHGSAKARIEGKGVFDDRKRSLSQPVDAKVWVPIIQRKQGQVVSISGDDAQVMDLDTYETFTMRVPEDEDFTPDQNIEYLEYEGQRKVVG; translated from the coding sequence ATGCCGAGAGAGCAGAAGCAGGTCCGCGAACTGCAAGAGGGGAGCTACGTGATGATGGACGACTCCCCCTGCAAGATCAACGCCTACAGCACCGCCAAGCCCGGGAAGCACGGCAGCGCGAAGGCCCGTATCGAGGGCAAGGGCGTGTTCGATGACAGGAAACGCTCGCTCTCCCAGCCCGTCGACGCGAAGGTCTGGGTCCCGATCATCCAGCGCAAGCAGGGACAGGTCGTCTCCATCTCCGGCGACGACGCGCAGGTCATGGATCTGGACACCTACGAGACGTTCACGATGCGCGTCCCCGAGGACGAGGACTTCACGCCCGACCAGAACATCGAGTACCTCGAGTACGAGGGACAGCGGAAAGTCGTCGGATAG